One stretch of Labrenzia sp. CE80 DNA includes these proteins:
- the speB gene encoding agmatinase, with product MSDRPRPTDNAVFGASLKGGSHEPTYGGVLSFMRRRYTRDLTGVDAAVWGIPFDASVSNRPGARFGPQGVRRASAIFDGDPQYPFNADPFEELAVVDYGDCSFDYGKNADIPGCIEAQAREILDQDVHLFSIGGDHFVTYPLLKAHVARHGPLALVQFDAHQDTWDDQGDRIDHGTFVGRAVREGLIDPEKSIQIGIRTHAPETCGLEILSGEEVELLGVNGVVELITDRVGDAKAYMTFDIDCLDPAFAPGTGTPVAGGLSSREALMILRRLGDLDFVGGDVVEVAPAYDHADVTSIAGATVAQHYFGLLAESRIEARE from the coding sequence ATGTCCGATAGACCCCGCCCGACCGACAATGCCGTTTTCGGCGCTTCCCTCAAGGGCGGCTCGCATGAGCCAACCTATGGCGGGGTCCTCAGCTTCATGCGGCGCCGCTACACGCGCGATCTGACCGGGGTGGACGCGGCGGTTTGGGGCATTCCCTTTGATGCGTCGGTCTCAAACCGGCCAGGTGCGCGCTTCGGTCCGCAGGGGGTCCGCCGTGCCTCGGCTATCTTTGATGGCGATCCGCAATATCCCTTCAACGCCGACCCTTTCGAGGAGCTGGCGGTGGTCGACTATGGCGACTGTTCTTTCGACTACGGAAAGAACGCGGATATTCCAGGCTGTATCGAGGCGCAGGCTCGCGAGATTCTTGATCAGGATGTGCATCTCTTTTCCATCGGCGGCGATCATTTCGTCACCTATCCGCTGCTGAAAGCGCATGTGGCCAGACACGGCCCTCTGGCGCTGGTCCAGTTCGATGCGCATCAGGACACATGGGACGATCAGGGCGACCGGATCGACCACGGCACCTTTGTTGGCCGGGCGGTGCGTGAGGGCCTGATTGATCCGGAAAAATCGATCCAGATCGGCATCCGGACCCATGCGCCGGAAACCTGCGGGCTCGAAATTCTCTCGGGCGAGGAGGTCGAGCTGCTCGGCGTCAATGGCGTCGTCGAGTTGATTACCGACCGGGTGGGGGATGCAAAGGCCTATATGACCTTCGACATCGATTGCCTGGACCCGGCCTTCGCGCCGGGAACCGGAACGCCTGTGGCAGGCGGCCTCTCGAGCCGGGAAGCGCTTATGATCCTGCGCCGTCTCGGCGATCTGGATTTTGTCGGCGGCGATGTGGTGGAAGTGGCTCCGGCCTATGACCACGCCGATGTGACCTCGATCGCCGGCGCGACTGTCGCGCAGCACTACTTCGGTCTGCTCGCCGAAAGCCGGATTGAAGCGCGGGAATAA
- a CDS encoding sulfatase-like hydrolase/transferase produces the protein MIFLNFLAAIMIDKRFVALVAFLGAIGIAVAERHVPTLPMAYCIAVAMIAFFVVLTARLITSIYVSLSLLALISFVSYAKMKWMSIAPNVVDVYYFAMNPGTLSFLFDSFLPYVVIAALLLLLTLVGALFVGRYEVGSRRGRHAACIVFPVAVAMVFVFQPKDFQGIRDLMRFRYVTSVFTSFKYLAYLGDEVPLLDRLSAPGKSRDTQNAAAKSCQEQESKPDIVVVQAESVVPAEILFQGRSPTLLQGRFNGEDDVLRPLNVETFAGGTWVTTAGFAASLPISDLGWLKSYSNFILEDRVQHSLALTLADCGYHTVYLSPLPYSFVNEGPFVESIGFEAFIDQHAMKAPSTHQSDAFYYEYALDYIRRHRVDDGRPVFMVILNMSAHSPWDFRMAPEVVLDGEPFDEDTSLNEYYRRLAISRVHLKDFRRQLEKKPNGRSVLMLEFGDHQPGFMLPHWTKIEGSQALGDPKSNAYLTFYQFLSAGAELKANVPVFEKLDVQYLAPTLLEVAGLPLDPVHKDLRDMRDLCGGVFASCGIEGRIEAHFRCREDQSQCLFHPDDQTRHIYRTSYSAVTN, from the coding sequence ATGATTTTTTTGAACTTTTTGGCTGCGATCATGATCGACAAACGCTTTGTTGCTTTGGTCGCCTTTCTGGGTGCTATAGGAATCGCGGTTGCAGAACGGCACGTTCCTACTCTTCCGATGGCCTACTGCATCGCAGTTGCGATGATCGCTTTTTTTGTGGTCCTTACCGCGCGACTGATTACATCGATTTACGTCAGCCTATCGTTGCTGGCTCTGATCTCTTTCGTGTCGTATGCGAAGATGAAATGGATGTCTATCGCGCCAAACGTTGTTGACGTTTACTATTTCGCGATGAACCCTGGCACACTGTCTTTTCTCTTCGATAGCTTTCTGCCTTATGTGGTGATAGCGGCTTTGCTGCTACTGCTAACGCTTGTTGGGGCGCTTTTTGTCGGCAGGTATGAGGTGGGCTCTCGGCGTGGCCGACACGCAGCCTGTATCGTATTTCCGGTCGCGGTCGCGATGGTCTTTGTGTTTCAGCCAAAGGACTTCCAGGGGATCCGCGACCTGATGCGTTTCCGGTATGTCACGTCCGTCTTCACGTCGTTTAAATACTTGGCCTATTTGGGCGATGAAGTTCCACTGCTTGATCGCCTGAGTGCGCCAGGAAAATCAAGAGATACTCAGAACGCAGCGGCAAAGTCGTGTCAGGAACAAGAGTCCAAACCGGACATTGTGGTGGTCCAGGCGGAATCCGTTGTTCCTGCTGAAATCCTTTTTCAAGGCCGCAGTCCAACTCTATTGCAGGGACGGTTTAATGGAGAGGACGATGTTCTCCGACCATTGAACGTTGAAACCTTCGCGGGAGGAACTTGGGTTACAACCGCCGGCTTTGCAGCCAGCCTTCCGATTTCCGATCTTGGCTGGTTGAAAAGCTACTCGAACTTTATCCTTGAGGACCGCGTCCAGCACTCATTGGCGCTGACGCTTGCGGATTGCGGATATCACACAGTTTATTTGTCGCCGCTCCCTTATTCATTCGTCAACGAGGGACCTTTCGTAGAGTCTATTGGGTTCGAAGCTTTTATCGATCAACACGCGATGAAGGCGCCTTCGACGCATCAGTCTGATGCGTTTTATTACGAATATGCTCTCGATTACATTCGACGCCATCGCGTCGACGATGGTCGTCCTGTGTTCATGGTCATACTGAACATGTCAGCGCATTCACCCTGGGATTTCAGGATGGCTCCTGAGGTGGTTCTCGATGGGGAACCCTTCGATGAAGATACTTCTTTGAATGAATACTATCGTCGTCTTGCGATCAGTCGGGTTCATCTGAAAGATTTTAGGCGGCAGCTTGAGAAAAAACCGAATGGCCGCTCTGTGTTGATGCTTGAATTTGGCGATCACCAACCGGGTTTCATGTTGCCACACTGGACCAAGATTGAAGGTTCACAAGCGTTAGGCGATCCAAAGTCGAACGCATATCTAACGTTTTATCAGTTCTTGTCAGCAGGCGCTGAGCTGAAGGCGAATGTTCCCGTTTTTGAAAAGCTTGATGTGCAATATCTGGCACCGACGCTGTTAGAAGTTGCGGGATTGCCGTTGGATCCAGTCCACAAGGATCTTCGTGACATGAGGGACTTGTGCGGAGGGGTATTTGCCAGCTGCGGCATCGAGGGACGGATTGAAGCGCATTTTCGGTGCCGTGAAGACCAATCGCAATGCCTTTTCCATCCCGATGATCAGACTCGGCACATTTACCGAACTTCATACTCAGCTGTAACAAATTGA
- a CDS encoding LL-diaminopimelate aminotransferase, protein MEEFHKTRRLPPYVFEEVNRLKAKARAAGADIIDLGMGNPDLPTPKHIVDKLTEVVQDPRSHRYSASKGIQGLRKAQAAYYGRRFGVKLNPDTQVVATLGSKEGFANMAQAITAPGDVVLSPNPSYPIHTFGFLMAGAAIRSIPAEPGPQFFHALERAVIHSVPKPLAVILCYPANPTAYCADIEFYQDVVAFARKHDIFILSDLAYSEIYFGDTPPPSVLQVNGAMEVTAEFTSLSKTFSMPGWRMGFAVGNERLIAALARVKSYLDYGAFTPIQVAATAALNGAEDCIVETREIYKKRRDVVVDAFGRAGWEIPAPEASMFAWAPIPEKFRPLGSLEFSKLLLEKAEVAVAPGLGFGEYGDDYVRIGLVENEQRLRQAGRNIRRFLETADETLHNVVPLGTSR, encoded by the coding sequence ATGGAGGAATTTCACAAGACACGACGGCTTCCGCCTTATGTGTTCGAAGAGGTGAACCGTCTCAAGGCAAAGGCGCGAGCGGCGGGTGCCGACATCATCGATCTGGGCATGGGCAATCCGGATTTGCCGACGCCCAAGCATATCGTGGACAAGCTGACTGAGGTCGTGCAGGATCCGCGCAGCCATCGCTATTCCGCTTCCAAGGGAATTCAGGGGCTGCGTAAGGCGCAGGCGGCCTACTATGGTCGCCGCTTTGGCGTAAAGTTGAACCCTGACACTCAGGTCGTCGCGACGCTCGGGTCGAAGGAGGGCTTTGCCAATATGGCTCAGGCGATCACCGCGCCGGGCGATGTGGTGCTGTCACCGAACCCTTCCTATCCGATCCACACCTTCGGGTTCCTCATGGCGGGTGCTGCAATCCGCTCGATACCTGCCGAACCGGGGCCTCAGTTCTTTCATGCGTTGGAACGTGCGGTCATTCACTCCGTGCCCAAGCCACTCGCCGTGATCCTGTGCTACCCGGCCAATCCCACAGCCTATTGCGCAGATATCGAGTTCTACCAGGATGTGGTGGCTTTCGCGCGCAAGCACGACATCTTCATCCTGTCGGACCTGGCCTATTCGGAAATCTACTTCGGCGACACGCCGCCGCCCTCTGTGCTTCAGGTCAATGGCGCAATGGAGGTGACTGCTGAATTCACATCGCTGTCTAAGACCTTCTCCATGCCCGGCTGGCGCATGGGGTTTGCGGTTGGCAACGAACGGCTGATTGCGGCGCTAGCGCGGGTGAAGTCCTATCTGGATTACGGGGCATTCACGCCAATCCAGGTGGCGGCCACTGCCGCGCTCAACGGCGCTGAAGACTGTATCGTTGAGACCCGCGAAATCTACAAGAAGCGCCGCGACGTGGTTGTCGATGCCTTTGGCCGTGCGGGGTGGGAAATTCCGGCGCCAGAGGCGAGCATGTTCGCCTGGGCACCTATCCCTGAAAAATTCAGACCGCTCGGAAGCCTTGAATTTTCCAAGCTGTTGCTTGAGAAGGCGGAGGTGGCTGTCGCGCCGGGACTGGGCTTTGGCGAATACGGCGACGACTATGTCCGCATCGGTCTTGTTGAAAACGAACAGCGTCTGCGTCAGGCGGGCCGGAATATCCGCCGGTTCCTTGAAACCGCGGACGAAACACTGCACAACGTGGTCCCGCTCGGGACTTCTCGCTGA
- the glpX gene encoding class II fructose-bisphosphatase — protein sequence MSKSDVSAKSGLDRILTLELARVAERAAVSAARLRGHGDEMAADQAAVDAMRRELNRLPIDGTVVIGEGERDEAPMLYIGENVGTKSGPKVDIALDPLEGTTICAKNLPNSLAVIAMAPEGDLLNAPDSYMDKIAIGPGYPAGLIDLDAPIAENLAAVAKEKGVSINEVTACVLDRPRHARLIEDIRATGAAIRLIGDGDVAGVIHTTDTEETGIDLYVGIGGAPEGVLAAAALRCIGGQMQSRLVITRDEQVERAHRMGIEDIKKKYTLEEMAGPDVLFAATGVTDGNMLQGVRFGRNHISTHTVVMRSSTGTVRYIKAQHHQLEKFHLD from the coding sequence ATGTCGAAGTCTGACGTTTCCGCCAAAAGTGGTCTGGACCGTATCCTGACCCTTGAGCTGGCGCGCGTCGCCGAGCGAGCAGCTGTCTCGGCTGCACGTCTGCGTGGGCACGGCGACGAAATGGCCGCCGACCAGGCCGCTGTTGATGCAATGCGCCGCGAACTCAACCGCCTGCCGATCGACGGAACGGTTGTGATCGGCGAGGGGGAACGCGACGAAGCTCCGATGCTTTACATCGGCGAGAATGTCGGAACCAAGAGCGGCCCGAAAGTGGACATCGCTCTCGACCCGCTTGAAGGGACCACGATCTGCGCCAAGAACCTGCCCAACTCGCTGGCCGTTATCGCCATGGCGCCGGAAGGTGATCTTCTGAATGCGCCGGACAGCTACATGGACAAGATCGCCATTGGCCCGGGCTATCCGGCCGGTCTGATCGATCTGGATGCGCCGATCGCGGAGAACCTGGCAGCCGTCGCCAAGGAAAAGGGCGTCAGCATCAACGAGGTGACAGCCTGTGTGCTTGATCGCCCGCGTCATGCCCGTCTCATCGAGGACATTCGCGCAACCGGTGCGGCGATCCGCCTGATCGGAGACGGTGACGTTGCCGGGGTCATTCACACGACTGATACGGAAGAAACCGGCATCGACCTTTACGTGGGTATCGGTGGCGCACCCGAAGGTGTTCTGGCGGCTGCGGCCCTGCGCTGCATCGGTGGCCAGATGCAGTCACGCCTGGTGATTACCCGCGATGAGCAGGTCGAACGGGCCCATCGCATGGGCATTGAAGATATCAAGAAAAAGTACACGCTTGAAGAAATGGCCGGTCCGGACGTTCTGTTCGCGGCAACGGGCGTGACCGATGGCAACATGCTGCAGGGTGTTCGCTTCGGCCGCAACCACATCAGCACGCATACGGTTGTGATGCGTTCGTCCACGGGCACGGTTCGCTACATCAAGGCGCAGCACCATCAGCTGGAAAAGTTCCACCTCGACTGA
- a CDS encoding MFS transporter, whose amino-acid sequence MSFSPSAHPSDTPSATLLRDLRTISLLLAGTLVIMAVPTISPALAGLEARFGHEPHAALMTRLLVPAPSLVVVLSAPVIGYLADRTGKSRMLLLGTLLIAIAGTAGLYLPSLSLILASRFVLGIGVAMIMTSQIALIGDCFEGEARAKIMGWQISARNFGGMIFVSLGGVFAGFDPQLPFAIFTIALLYAPVIWIAFGMAGEQGEEAMPQAGMMASLNEGWFLPALALSGFMMLTVGVFFQMPTQLPFFVVSRGYDSASVTGGAMAALTLAGALAALATASLKRSLGVAGLFALGYLAMGAGFGTLSLDAGLPFLLLGTVLIGVGYAILTPAFTGLLLQLVPADRRGAASGMLTTGGFIGQFVSPLVATPLIAAFGYGTVFLASGGILLILGLGALFVGRMAFSVRPG is encoded by the coding sequence AGTCTGCTTCTGGCAGGCACGTTGGTGATCATGGCCGTTCCGACAATCAGCCCGGCCCTGGCCGGTCTCGAGGCGCGTTTTGGCCACGAACCTCATGCCGCGTTGATGACACGGCTCCTTGTCCCCGCACCGTCGCTCGTTGTGGTGCTGTCGGCGCCGGTGATCGGGTATCTCGCCGACCGGACTGGCAAGTCCCGTATGCTTCTGCTCGGGACGCTTCTCATCGCAATCGCAGGGACCGCAGGCCTCTATTTGCCCAGTCTGTCGCTCATCCTTGCGAGCCGCTTTGTCCTGGGAATTGGCGTGGCGATGATCATGACATCCCAGATTGCCCTGATCGGGGACTGTTTTGAAGGTGAGGCCCGCGCGAAGATCATGGGCTGGCAGATCTCCGCGCGCAATTTTGGCGGCATGATATTTGTGAGCCTTGGCGGGGTGTTCGCCGGATTTGATCCTCAGCTTCCTTTCGCCATTTTCACAATTGCGCTCTTATACGCCCCGGTCATCTGGATCGCCTTCGGCATGGCGGGAGAACAAGGCGAAGAGGCGATGCCTCAGGCGGGTATGATGGCTTCGCTCAATGAGGGCTGGTTTTTGCCTGCGCTGGCCTTGTCCGGCTTTATGATGCTGACCGTCGGCGTCTTTTTTCAGATGCCGACGCAGCTGCCGTTTTTTGTCGTATCGCGTGGCTACGACAGTGCTTCGGTTACCGGGGGTGCGATGGCTGCATTGACGCTCGCTGGCGCTTTGGCTGCGCTGGCGACCGCCAGCCTGAAGAGGTCGCTTGGCGTCGCCGGCCTTTTCGCACTCGGATATCTGGCGATGGGGGCCGGTTTTGGCACTCTGTCCTTAGACGCCGGATTGCCGTTTCTGCTTCTGGGAACCGTTCTGATCGGCGTCGGATACGCTATTTTGACGCCAGCCTTCACCGGGCTCTTGCTTCAACTCGTCCCGGCGGATCGCCGCGGTGCAGCCTCCGGGATGCTGACGACCGGCGGGTTTATCGGCCAATTTGTATCACCGCTGGTCGCCACGCCGCTGATTGCTGCCTTCGGCTATGGCACGGTTTTTCTGGCCAGTGGCGGAATTCTCCTGATCCTGGGCCTCGGGGCGCTGTTCGTGGGGAGGATGGCCTTTTCTGTCAGGCCCGGTTGA
- a CDS encoding DUF6653 family protein: MSQAQKIQRPRAMPSPMPAGQLKALGMDPKVWQRHASPWSVYTRMATLPLLVLAIWSHSWYGASFAVTATFAVMVWLWLNPRIFPAPKSTGSWASKATFGERIWLNRMSMPIPENEAKTALVLSLVAGVGFMAAIYGAYANDLMIAVPGVIVTYAGKLTFLNRMVLLYERMRDAHPLYRFWSVIPENDNTKQAKSA, from the coding sequence ATGAGCCAAGCGCAGAAAATCCAGCGCCCGCGCGCGATGCCTTCGCCCATGCCGGCAGGTCAGCTCAAGGCCCTCGGAATGGACCCGAAGGTATGGCAACGCCACGCCTCGCCGTGGAGTGTCTACACCCGCATGGCGACCTTGCCGCTTCTGGTTCTCGCGATCTGGAGTCACTCCTGGTATGGCGCGAGTTTTGCGGTAACGGCCACCTTTGCGGTAATGGTCTGGCTCTGGCTCAATCCGCGGATCTTTCCCGCTCCGAAATCGACCGGGAGCTGGGCGTCGAAAGCCACTTTCGGTGAACGCATCTGGCTCAATCGGATGTCGATGCCGATCCCCGAGAACGAAGCGAAAACGGCACTTGTTCTTTCTCTTGTAGCAGGTGTTGGTTTCATGGCTGCGATCTATGGCGCCTACGCCAATGACCTGATGATCGCCGTCCCTGGTGTGATTGTCACTTATGCCGGCAAGCTGACCTTCCTGAACCGGATGGTGCTGCTCTATGAGCGCATGCGCGACGCCCACCCGCTCTACAGGTTCTGGTCTGTTATTCCAGAAAATGACAACACCAAACAGGCCAAATCTGCCTGA
- a CDS encoding homoserine dehydrogenase: MANALRLGIAGLGTVGASVVNLLAKHGDAMACKAGRAVTISAVCARDPNRDRGIDVSGLSWFTDPVEMAKSEEIDVFVELIGGDNGPAENSVRAALSAGKHVVTANKALLAKHGVELAQIAEASKVSLNYEAAVAGGIPIVKTLRESMSGNDVSRVYGILNGTCNYILTRMEAEGISFEDCLADAQRLGYAEADPTFDIEGNDTAHKLAILTSLAFGTKISSDDIYMEGITSITTADIQAADELGYRIKLLGVAQRTDTGIEQRVHPTMVPKSSAIARIDGVLNAVAVDGDFVGEVVLVGPGAGGNATASSVVADIADVARGDQTPVLGMPAVDLDDYTRARMRLHEGGYYIRFAVVDRPGAFAEIAKCMADGGISLESIVQRRKVADTGVSETGAQAEPQPVILITYETTEVAVRQALDAIASKGVVSGTPQMIRIEKLS, encoded by the coding sequence ATGGCTAATGCCTTGAGACTTGGGATTGCCGGCCTTGGAACCGTCGGGGCTTCTGTTGTCAATCTCCTCGCCAAGCATGGAGACGCGATGGCCTGCAAGGCCGGTCGCGCCGTCACGATCAGCGCTGTTTGCGCCCGCGACCCGAACCGCGATCGCGGTATCGACGTGTCCGGTCTCAGCTGGTTCACCGATCCGGTCGAAATGGCCAAGAGCGAAGAAATCGATGTCTTCGTTGAGCTGATCGGCGGGGACAATGGTCCAGCCGAAAACAGCGTGCGCGCGGCGCTTTCCGCCGGCAAGCATGTTGTCACTGCGAACAAGGCGCTGCTGGCGAAACATGGCGTCGAACTTGCCCAGATCGCGGAAGCCAGCAAGGTTTCGCTGAACTATGAAGCGGCCGTTGCGGGCGGGATCCCGATCGTCAAGACCTTGCGCGAAAGCATGTCCGGAAACGATGTGTCGCGGGTCTATGGCATCTTGAACGGCACCTGCAATTACATCCTGACCCGGATGGAAGCAGAGGGCATTTCCTTCGAGGACTGCTTGGCGGATGCGCAGCGCCTTGGTTATGCAGAAGCGGATCCGACCTTCGACATCGAAGGCAATGATACCGCCCACAAGCTTGCCATCCTGACGAGCCTTGCCTTCGGCACCAAGATCTCGTCCGATGATATCTATATGGAGGGCATTACCTCCATCACGACCGCGGACATTCAGGCTGCCGATGAGCTCGGCTACCGGATCAAGCTTCTGGGCGTCGCACAGCGTACCGACACCGGTATCGAGCAACGTGTTCACCCGACGATGGTGCCGAAGTCCTCGGCGATTGCCCGGATCGACGGGGTCCTGAATGCCGTTGCGGTTGATGGCGATTTTGTTGGTGAGGTTGTGTTGGTCGGACCTGGCGCGGGCGGCAACGCCACGGCGTCTTCCGTCGTGGCCGATATCGCCGATGTCGCGCGCGGCGACCAGACGCCGGTTCTTGGCATGCCGGCAGTGGATCTTGATGATTACACCCGTGCGCGCATGCGTCTGCATGAGGGCGGCTATTATATCCGTTTTGCCGTCGTCGACCGCCCTGGCGCCTTTGCCGAGATCGCGAAATGCATGGCGGACGGCGGTATCTCGCTCGAGTCGATCGTTCAGCGCCGCAAGGTAGCAGATACTGGCGTTTCGGAGACAGGCGCGCAGGCTGAACCTCAACCTGTCATACTGATCACCTATGAAACCACGGAAGTTGCGGTTCGGCAGGCCCTTGACGCGATTGCGTCCAAGGGTGTTGTTTCCGGCACGCCGCAAATGATCCGTATCGAGAAATTGTCCTGA
- the phaC gene encoding class I poly(R)-hydroxyalkanoic acid synthase → MSDDRQHPMLQYIINNPEAFANNLAKTLENAGKALAAYLEPREKGEVKQDGADELTNVIKTLAQVGEYWASDPQRAVEAQSRLMTGYIELWNSSLKRMMGESSLPAAQAEPRDKRFADPDWNDNQFFDFIKQLYLITSKWAEDLVLDASGLDEHTRHKAEFYVTQISNALSPSNFLMTNPELLRLTLESNGENLVKGMQHLVEDIKEGHGAVKIRMTDTSKFALGKNLGLTPGKVVAENDVCQVLQYEPTTTEALKRPLLIVPPWINKFYILDLTPEKSFIKWAVDQGHTVFVISWVNPDERQAQKSFEHYMKEGILNSLDVIKRATRQQEVNAIGYCVGGTLLSVTLAYMAARGDDRIKTATFFTTQVDFTYAGDLKVFVDEEQIAMLEKKMAEHGYLDGSKMASAFNMLRSNDLIWSYVVNNYLKGKDPFPFDLLYWNSDSTRMPAANHSFYLRNCYLQNNLAQGRMEIEGERLDLSKVKIPIYNLATREDHIAPPRSVFLGSGCFGGPVDYVLSGSGHIAGVVNPPSRNKYQFWTGGKPEGQLEDWLKKAEEHPGSWWPHWDAWIRLQDATLAKARKPGAYRMKILGEAPGSYVTMKA, encoded by the coding sequence ATGTCCGACGACCGCCAGCATCCCATGCTGCAGTACATCATCAACAATCCGGAAGCTTTCGCCAACAACCTCGCCAAGACACTTGAGAACGCCGGAAAGGCGCTCGCAGCCTATCTCGAACCACGCGAAAAGGGCGAAGTAAAACAGGACGGCGCAGATGAACTGACTAATGTCATCAAAACCCTGGCGCAGGTCGGGGAATATTGGGCGTCGGATCCCCAGCGTGCGGTCGAAGCACAGTCCCGGTTGATGACAGGATATATCGAACTTTGGAATTCGTCCCTGAAGCGGATGATGGGCGAAAGCTCCCTGCCCGCGGCTCAGGCCGAGCCCCGCGACAAGCGCTTTGCCGATCCGGACTGGAACGACAACCAGTTCTTCGACTTTATCAAGCAGCTTTATCTGATCACCAGCAAATGGGCAGAAGACCTGGTGCTCGATGCAAGCGGGCTCGATGAGCACACACGGCACAAGGCGGAGTTCTACGTCACCCAGATCTCCAACGCCCTGTCCCCCTCGAACTTCCTTATGACCAATCCCGAACTGCTGCGCCTGACCCTGGAAAGCAATGGCGAGAACCTGGTCAAGGGCATGCAGCATCTGGTCGAGGACATCAAGGAAGGGCACGGCGCGGTCAAGATCCGCATGACGGACACGTCCAAGTTCGCACTTGGCAAGAACCTGGGCCTGACGCCAGGCAAGGTCGTGGCGGAAAATGACGTCTGTCAGGTGCTTCAATATGAACCGACCACGACTGAGGCGTTGAAGCGCCCGCTGCTGATCGTTCCGCCCTGGATCAACAAATTCTACATCCTTGATCTGACGCCTGAAAAATCCTTCATCAAATGGGCCGTTGACCAGGGCCATACGGTCTTCGTCATCTCCTGGGTCAACCCGGACGAACGGCAGGCTCAAAAGAGCTTTGAGCACTATATGAAGGAAGGCATCCTGAATTCGCTCGATGTCATCAAGCGCGCGACACGCCAGCAGGAAGTCAATGCGATCGGCTATTGCGTCGGCGGCACGCTCTTGTCGGTGACGCTAGCCTATATGGCCGCTAGAGGCGACGACCGGATCAAGACGGCGACCTTTTTCACGACCCAGGTGGATTTCACCTATGCGGGCGATCTCAAGGTCTTCGTCGATGAAGAGCAGATCGCTATGCTGGAAAAGAAGATGGCCGAGCACGGCTATCTGGACGGGTCGAAAATGGCCTCCGCCTTCAACATGTTACGCTCGAACGATCTCATCTGGTCCTACGTCGTCAACAATTACCTGAAGGGCAAGGACCCCTTCCCCTTCGACCTGCTGTATTGGAACTCCGATTCCACCCGCATGCCGGCGGCAAACCACTCATTCTATCTCCGCAATTGCTACCTGCAGAACAACCTCGCCCAGGGACGCATGGAGATCGAGGGTGAGCGGCTGGATCTGTCGAAGGTCAAGATCCCGATCTACAATCTAGCCACCCGCGAGGATCACATCGCGCCGCCCCGCTCAGTCTTTCTTGGCTCGGGCTGTTTCGGCGGCCCGGTCGACTATGTCCTCTCCGGCTCCGGACACATCGCGGGTGTGGTCAATCCGCCGAGCCGCAACAAATACCAGTTCTGGACCGGTGGAAAACCGGAAGGCCAGCTTGAAGACTGGCTCAAAAAGGCAGAAGAACATCCCGGCTCCTGGTGGCCCCACTGGGATGCCTGGATCCGCTTACAGGATGCGACCCTTGCCAAGGCGCGCAAGCCAGGAGCCTATCGCATGAAGATCCTCGGCGAGGCCCCTGGGTCCTATGTGACCATGAAAGCGTGA